CATCTCTGGTATCGGATCCAATGGGACCACGGGACCACCGGCTGGTGTGTGGAGGAGTATCTTACCCAGAACCCCAGCGCGGTTCAGATCGCATCGCAGGCCTACAATCCGTTTCCTGAGAATGGAAAAGTCAGGCTTCCGATCCATCAGGTGAACCTCCAGTGGAATATCGGCGCGAATACCAAGGAGATCCGCCTGCGCTTTGGAACGGACCCCGCCTTGGCGACTCCTGACACCGTGAAGTTGACCGGCGGATTCCAGACCGCATGGACCGCGTCGGGTCTTCAGAATTACCAGAACTACTACTGGCGCGTGGATTCCGTGAGCGGGAATGGCACTCTTGTCCAAGGTCCCACCTGGACTTTCCGCACCGTGCCGGTCGCGCCTCAACCGGTGACGCTCTCCAATATCACCGTCACCCCGAAGCCCGCGGGTGTCGGCCAGATGATTACCATCCGCGGCTTGGCTTCTTCACCAGGACCACAGCCGGTCATTATCGGTGCTTCCGTGGGTACCCGCAGCGATCCTGATCGCGATCTGGTCTTCAATGTTCCGGGAGGAAATGTGCCTACCCAGTTCACCCGCACCTTCCAACTCCCTGCCGACCTCGGTTTCGGCAGCTATGAATTGGTCGTCGCCGCATGGCAGGATGCCGATGGGAACAATACGATCGAATTTGGCGATCCGCGCATTACCCAAGCCACGGTTCCGGCAGGTGTGGTGATCGGTGACGTCACTCTTCCCGGCATCGCGAATCTCTCCGCCTCATCCGCCACTCATTTGCCGAATCAGGCCATCCAGCTTTCCGCCACCGCGACAGATAGCGGCGGCTCGGGCCTGGCCGGGGTCTACTTCTATCGCGCGATTGCCGAGAGCAATCCCGTTAACTGGATGGTGGTCGCGTATCGTCCTGCGACAGGAAATGGTCCGGTCACTCTAACTGCTCAGGACAATCCTCCGACGGAAGGACTCTATTGGTACGAGATGGAAGCCGTTGATGCCGGTGGAAACCGTCGGCGCTTGGCCGCTCCGGCTCCTGTCCGCATTCAGATCCCCGATCTCGCGCCTCCTGTCGCCACCTGGGTGAATCCGGAGAACGGTATGACCATTGGCGGGGGCATTACCGTCACGGGGCAGGCCACCGATGACCGTTCGGTCGCAAGCGTTTACTACCGGGTCAATGGCGGTGCGTGGGTCCAGGTCTTCCAGAATTTTTACCAGTGGTCGGCTTCGGTGAATCTACAGCCCGGCTCCAATCTCATCGAGATGAGAGCAGTCGATATCGTCGGCAAGTCATCGCAGATCGAGCCTCTCTATCTCTATTCGACCGGCGGCGGTCCCTCCGTGTTCGATGAACGGATCGATTTCAATGGCAATCAGTTGGGCTCCCATTGGCAGGTCGATGCTTCCGGTCCCTTCGACAATGGAATTGCGAACGAACGCTTGCAGGCAACGCAAGGGAACACCGCCGCCATCCGTACCAACAAGACCGTGCCGGCCAATACCATCGGGGTGGAGCTTCGCTTCGCTGCTGATAGCGGATCGGGCGTCTATTGGCAGGACAATGCCTCGCGCGAGTGGCGTATCGCGCTGAAGCAGAACCAGAACATGCTCGAGGTGGGTTACCTCGGCGCTGTTCAGAATGTGGCGATTCCCGGAGGCTTCAGCCAGCAATCGCGTATCCGGACTTTGTGGCGGGATGGCCACATCGAGATCGAGTTTGTTCTCCAAGGACAGCAACAGCCGATCGCACACGACCTCGCATTTCCCCTTCTGAAGCTTTCGAATCTAACCGGAATGATGGAGTTCCGCGTGCAAGCGGACTTCTCGAATTCCGCGACCATGGATGACATCCAGCTCCGGGCCCTGCGTCCTTGGGATCGCTTCGTGATCGAGAGGCATTCCATGAAATCCGGACAAAATTCGAAGCTTCGCTGGCCTTCCTTTGCGGGACGCTCGTATGCGATCGAAACCTCGCCCACCATGGGTGCCAACACCTGGACAGAGGCCGGACAAGTTCTCAGCCAAGGCTTGGTTACCGAGCAAACTTTCACCATGCCCGCAGGCAAGCGCCGTTTCGTCCGGGTGCGCGAGCTGCCCTGATGTCCCCGTTGTTTCCGGTTGCGCAGTCCGCGGATTTCGCGTTTCTCGCAACCTAGATTGAAGACCTCCTCCATCGCCCTATTTGCGGTTGCGACCGCCCCCTTGGCAGCGCAGGTAACCCTGCCGGAAATGACGGTTCTTGCCGAACGCCGCGGCGGCAGCGTGGCGGACATGCCCGGCTGGACATTGGCGGAATGGGACCGCGTGGAGCTTTCGAAGGAAGCGCCGCGCACCCTTGATGAACTTCTGGCGGACGAGCCGTCATTCTCCCTCTACCGCCGCCAGACCTCGCTCTTCGGAAATCCCACTTCGGCGGGCGTGAGCCTGCGGAATACCGGTGCCACCGCTGCCTCCCGCACCTTGGTCCTGCTCGATGGCATCCCGCAAAATGATCCCTTCGGCGGCTGGGTTTATTGGGCGCGCCACGACCCGGCGACCTTGGAGTCGGTGCGCATTGTTCCTTCGGCGCGATCCGTCGTGTGGGGCAATCAAAGCCCTGCAGGCGTGGTCCAGCTTACCAGTCATCCGGCCTTTGAAGAGCGGCACCTGCTGCGCATCGGCGGTGGCAGCCAAGGAACGATCTCGGCCGCGACTTCTCACAATCTCGTCGGTGAAGACGGGAAGCTCGCCTTCGCCTTCTCCGCCTTCGGCATGCACTCGGATGGCTTCGATGCCGTTCCTTCCTGGCAGCGCGGGATCATCGACCGGCGGCTCGATATCGATGTCATCGGCGCGGATCTCAAGGTCGCATGGCTCGCCGCGCCTGGCCTCGTCGTGGAGCCGAAGTTCTCCTGGTACGAGGAGAACCGTGGCAATGGCACCCCTCTCGCGGGCAACTCGACCGAGGCCATCGATCTCTCGCTACGCATCACCTCGGAGGCGGACGCCGGCTTCTCATGGCAAGCGCTCGCCTACTATCAGCAGCGCCGCTTTGAATCGATGTTCACTTCGGTGAATGCGGCCCGCAGCGCCGAGAATCCCTCGCTCGACCAATTCCATGTCCCCGGAACCGGCACCGGTGGTGCCTTCACCCTCAAGTGGGAACCCGCAGGGCCATGGTCGGTCACCGCAGGCGCGGACCTTCGTCAAATTCATGGTGCCACGAATGAAGATGCCACCTTCATCGGCGGACGCTTCACCCGTCGTCGCCAAGCCGGCGGCGAGCAAGGGCTCACTGGCCTCTTCGTTTCGGCTGGCTACGAGATGGAGTCGAGGACCCGCATCGATGCCAGCTTGCGCGGCGATGCCTGGTGGCTTGAAGACGGACGGCGCTTGGAGACCTCATTGGTCACCGGCCTGCCGTTGCGCACGGATATCCAGCCGGACCGGGATGGCGTGGAGCCCTCCTTCTCGCTCGCGTTAACGCATCCCGCCACGGACGACCTCGAACTCGGCCTTTCCGCCGGTACCAGCTTCCGCCTGCCCACCCTGAACGAGTTGCATCGCCCCTTCCGGGTGCGGAACGACATCGTGGAAGCAAACCCGGCACTTGATCCCGAGCGCTTCTATAGCCTCGAAGGCACACTCGATTGGCAAGCCGCGAAGAGCCTGAAGTTCAACTCCGCGCTCTTTTACAACTGGATCCGCGATGCCATCGCGAATGTTCCCATCACCGATCCCGCGCAGATCGCCGCCATCTTTGGCACCATCCCCGCGGGTGGTTCCGGCTCGCAGCGCCAGAATGTGGATGAAGCCCAGGTCTTCGGCGTCGAGGCGGGCCTCGAATGGGAGCCACGCCAGGAATGGACCTTCGGTCTCAATGGTATCTGGAGCGAAACCGAGTTCACCGACTCCTCGCGCCAGCCGCTCTTGGAAGGGAAGCCCTTCCCGCAAGCCCCCGATCTGAGGCTGAATGCCTCCGCGGAGTGGCATTTCACGGAGAAGCTCACCTTCTTCACCGGCTACGAATACGGATCCTATCAATACGACGATGCCCTCGCCGCGCGCCGCATCCCCAGCTATACCAGCGCGAAGATCGGCGCGACCTGGCAGGCGCGCGAGGACCTCCTGCTTCATGCTCGCGTGGACAATCTCTTCGACAAGGAGATCGCCACCGGACTCAGCAGCGATGGCATCCGCACGATCGCGGCACCGCGTTCCCTCTGGGTCGGCGCGGAGTGGTCCTTCTGAGGGAAATCTTGGAATAAAACCACAGAACGGGAATTGGATTCACCGGACTTCACTCGTAAGAGTCGCTCAACCACATGAAACGCCTCCTCCTTGCTGCCGCGCTGACGGTGCCGCTCCACGCCCAGGACCAGCCTGACTACTCGAAAATGAAGACCGATCAGGTCTTCGAGCAACTTTGCTCCGGCTGCCACGGCAAGGATCTCAGCGGTGGCCAGGGTGGCTCGCTGATTGATGGCGAGTGGAAGCACGGCAGTTCGGACGATGAGCTACTGAAGTCGATCAAGGAGGGCAATGCCCAGCTGGGGATGACTCCTTTCAAGACCATCCTCGATGACCGCCAGATCCGCTCGCTCGTCATCTTCATCCGCGAAAAGGAGAAGCAGGCGAAGGAGAAGGGCATGACTTTCCCCAAGCCCGAGCCGGGCAAGGTTACCAAGACCGAGCACGAGAGCTACAAGATCGAGATGGTGGTCGAGGAAGGCCTGAAGAACCCCTGGGCCATCGCCTTCCTTCCGGATGGCCGCAAGCTCGTCACCGAGAAGGCGGGCCGCCTCCGCATCATCGAGGCCGATGGCAAGCTGAACCCCGAACCGGTAAAGGGCACGCCGCAGATCATCGATCACGGCCAAGGCGGCTTGATGGAAGTGGCTGTCCATCCGGACTACGAAAAGAACGGCTGGATCTACCTTGGCTTCGCCGATGGGACCCGTGAGGGCCGCGATGTGAAGACGATCACCGCTTACGTCCGCGGGAAGCTGAAGGATGGCGAGTGGGTGGAGCAACAGCAGATCTGGAAGGCTGATTCGAAGTTCTACACCGGTGCCGGCGTCCATTTCGGGACCCGCATCGTCTTCGACAAGGGCTACATCTACTTCCCCGTCGGCGAGCGCGGCGGAAACATGGAGGCTCAGGATGTGGAGAATGCGAAGGGCAAGATTTACCGCCTCTTCGAAGATGGCCGTGTGCCGGAGGACAATCCGAAGTTTGAGGGCAAGACCCCCGTTCCCGGTCTCTGGACCTATGGCCACCGTAATCCGCAGGGCCTCGATATCGATCCGCGCGACGGCTCGATCTACGACACCGAGCACGGCCCGCGCGGTGGCGACGAGCTGAACTGGATCCAGCCCGGCCACAACTACGGCTGGCCGGTCATCACTTACGGCATGAACTACGACGGCACGCCGATCACCGGTAAGACGGCCGAGGAGGGCATGGATCAGCCGCTGACCTACTGGCAGCCGAGTATCGCCACTTGCGGGCTTTCCTTCTACCGCGGCGACAAGTTCCCGAAGTGGAAGAACGACCTCTTTGCCGGGGCGCTTGCCCAGCAGGAGATCCGCCGCCTGCGGATCGTGGATCACAAGGTGACGGAGCAGGAAATCGTGCTGAAGAACATCGGTCGCGTGCGTGACGTCACGGACGCTCCGGACGGTTTCATTTACGTCATTCTGAATGGTCCGGATCGCATTGTGCGGCTGGTTCCGGCAGAGTGAAGGGAGTGAAATCCCTGCTCCTCCTCACGGCACCGGCGTTGGCCGGTGCCGCCCCGCTTTCCATTTCCGCTCCACCGGATGCCGCGCTGGTCACCCCGCACCGCATCGAAGTGCTGGCGGAGGGGTTGAAGGTGCCGTGGGAGCTGCGCTTCCTGCCGGATGGGCGGCAGATCTTCACCGAGCGGATCGGCCGGGTGAGGATCATCGAGGATGGGAAGCTTCTGGATGAGCCCGCACTGATCCTACCCGCAGCCCAAGGGAACAAGATGGGGCTCTTGGGTCTCGTCCTGGCTCCGGATTTCGAGAAGACCGGTCACCTCTTTCTCGCTTGGGACAAGCAGCTCGGGGAGCGCCGCTTCGAGTTGCGCATGGAGCGCTACCGCTTGGAGGGTAATAAGCTGGTCGAGCCGAAGACCATCATTGAAGGGATCGCCGCGAATCAGAATCACACCGGCTGCCGCCTCGAATTCGGTCCGGATGGGAAGCTCTACATGACCACTGGCGATGCCGACCAAGCCGAGGGTTCCCAGAAGCTTGATCAGCTCCACGGCAAGATCCTGCGCTTTAACGCGGACGGGAGCGTGCCGGACGACAATCCCTTCGTGGGCAAGGAGGGCGCTCGCCCCGAGATCTGGTCCTACGGCCACCGGAATCCGCAGGGCCTCGCCTTCCAACCCGGGACCGGCCGCCTCTACGAATCCGAGCACGGCCCGCTTCATGGGGATGAGGTGAACTTGATCGAAAAGGGCGCAAACTACGGCTGGCCCGTGATTTCGCACCGCCGCGAGGCCGAGGGGATGCGCGTGCCGCTGATCGAAGTCACCCCGGCGGTCGGCCCCGGCAGGCTGCTCTTTTACCAAGGGAAAGCCTTCCCGGAGTTGCGCGGCTCGCTGCTGCTGTGCTGCCTCCGCGGCTCGGCGGTCTTCCGGATTTCCCTCGGCGGCGATGGGCTGCCGGTCCACATCGAGCGCCTCTGGCACGAGAAATGGGGGCGGATCCGCTTCATCAATGAGGCTCCGGACGGCTCACTGTGGCTCGGCACTTCCATGCAGGATCCGCCCGAAGGCCGGCCGAACGAAGGTGATGACAAGCTGATCCACATCACCGCCGACCCAAAGGGCACGGTCGAAAAGGTGGCGGGAAACGCCGTCGAGCCGGTGCTTTTGACTCCGGCAACGGTCGATCCGGAAAAAATCATTGCCGCCGCCTGTGCCTCCTGTCACGGACCCGGCCTCGCCGGCGGTGAAAAGCGCGGACTTCTTTCAGGGGAGTTCAAACATGTCACAAATCCCGCCGATTTGGAAAAAACGATTCGCGATGGCCTCCCCGCTGCGGGCATGCCTCCGGCCTCGGGGCTGTTGAGCGACAGGCAGATAGGCATTGTTGCCGAGTTCATTCGCCAGAAGCGGGCCGCATCTTCGAATTGAAATTAGAATTATTCTTGCCAAGATGGGGGGCGGGCCTAGTTTCCGCCGCCCCGACTCATGGTGACTCATTCGTCAGATAGCACTCCCGACTTCGCGGCCGAAATGCCGGCCGAAATCTCCGGGCTGCGCATGACCCGCCAACGCTGGGAGGTCTATCGCCTGCTGATGGACCAGCGCGATCACCCGACCGCGAACGATGTTTTCATGCGGATCAAGGATCGCCTGCCGAATATCTCGCTGGCAACGGTCTACAACTGCCTCGAAGCGCTGGTGCAGCACGGCCTGATCCGCCAGGTGAACTTCGAGCGCGAGTCCTCCCGCTTTTGCCCGAATCTCGAGGAGCACGGCCACTTCCACGACAAGCGGAGCGGCGTGATTCACGACGTGACCTTCAAGCCCGGCACCAACCTCGCCGACTTCCTCGACCTGCCGCCCGGCACCGTCATCACCGACGTGGAGATCACCCTCCGCGGCGAAATCCCCGGCACTCCGGTTTAGCCATTAGCATTTAGCAATTTAGTCATTTTTCTTCTCATGTCCCTCGTCATCACCGACCTGCACGCCACGCTCGAAGACGGCACCGAGATCCTCAAGGGCGTCTCCCTTGAAATCCCTGCCGGGGAAGTCCACGCGATCATGGGCCCGAACGGCTCCGGAAAATCGACCCTCTCCAAGGTGATCGCCGGCCACGAAGGTTACGTCGTCACCAGCGGTTCCGTGACCCTCGACGGCGAGGACATCTTCGAGATGTCGATCGACGAGCGCTCCCGCGCCGGCATCTTCCTCGCCTTCCAGTATCCGGCGGAAGTCCCGGGCGTCTCGAATGCCAACTTCATCCGCGCCGCTCTCCAATCCCGCTTGCCGAAGGGTGAGGAGATCGACGCTGTCGCTTACTACAAGAACCTCTACTCGAAGATGGATCTGCTGGAGATGGACCGCAAGTTCACCGCCCGCTCCGTCAACGAGGGCTTCTCCGGTGGTGAGAAGAAGCGGAATGAAATCCTTCAGATGATGATGCTGGAGCCGAAATACTGCATCCTCGACGAGACCGACTCCGGTCTCGATATCGACGCGCTGAAGATCGTCGCGAAGGGCGTGAATGCCATGCGTTCCCCGGAACGCGGTATGCTCCTCATCACTCACTACCAGCGCCTGCTGGATTACATCGCCCCGGACCACGTCCACGTGATGGCCGCGGGCAAGATCGTCCGTTCGGGCGGCCCTGAACTGGCCCTCGAGCTGGAGAAGAACGGTTACGATTTCCTCAAGGAAGAAGCATTGGTCACGGCCTGATCCCTGCTACGGCAGGCATTGCCATGAAACTGCGCAAGACACGTCATCCCCTCGACAAGCAGAGCCGCGAAAAATCCGTCGCCCTGCTGAACGACTTCCTTGTACTCGCCATCGACCTCCGGCTTCAGGTGAAGCAGGCCCACTGGAATGTCCGCGGGCCGAACTTCATCAGCCTTCACGAGCTCTTCGACCGCTTGGCCGGCGAGCTGGAGGAAACGATTGATGAGTTGGCGGAGCGTGTCACCGCACTGGGTGGTCGTGCCCTCGGCACGGCGAACCGCATCGCCAGCAAGACCGATCTCGACGATCTGCCGAAGAAGGCGACCGGGGGTGCGGAACTGGTTGCCCTGATCGCGGACCGTTATGCTTCTGTTGCCGAATGCGCCGGGCTCGCCATCGAGCGTGCGCAGAAGGTGGACGACGAAGTCACTGCCGACCTTTTCATCAAGACCGCGCACGGCCTCGACCGCGCGCTGTGGTTCCTCGAAGCCACGCTCGAAGTCGCACCGGAGCCGTGCGGCTGCGAGGAGAGTTGTTCCGTTCCAAGTCCCGAATCCGACGGGGTGGCCGCAGACATGAAGTCCGGCGCCTAGTCCCAAGCATTTCCTTTCTCCATGTCCTACGACGCATCCAGTACCATCGACGCCGAAACGCAGGAGGCGATCGACATCGACCGCACCAAGGGTGACTTCTCCTTCCCGGAGCGTCACAAGTTCGATGCCGGCCGCGGCCTGACCGAGCGCACGATCGACTACATCAGCGACGTCAAGGGCGAGCCGCAGTGGATCCGCGACTTCCGCCACAAGGCCCTCAAGGTCTTCCGCGAGAAGCCGATGCCGACCAACTGGGCGACCAAGGACCTAGACAACATCGACTTCGATATCATCCGCTACTACCTCTCCGACGGCGAGAAGCCGAAGCGTTCCTGGGAAGATGTGCCCGAAGACGTGCTCCGCACCTTCGAGCGCCTCGGCATCCCCGAGCAGGAGCGCGCCTTCCTCGCCGGCGTGGAGGCCCAGTATGATTCCGAGGCAGCCTACTCCAACATGAAGGAGGAGCTGACCAAGCAGGGCGTGATCTTCGTGAACTCCACGGAGGGCCTGAAGAATCACGAGGAGATCTTCCGTCCTTGGTTCGGCAAGGTCATCCCGACGGGTGACAACAAGTTCTCCGCGCTGAACAGTGCGGTCTTCTCCGGTGGCTCCTTCATCTATATCCCGAAGGGCGTGAAGCTGAAGCAGCCGCTGCAGGCCTAC
This portion of the Luteolibacter luteus genome encodes:
- the sufC gene encoding Fe-S cluster assembly ATPase SufC, which encodes MSLVITDLHATLEDGTEILKGVSLEIPAGEVHAIMGPNGSGKSTLSKVIAGHEGYVVTSGSVTLDGEDIFEMSIDERSRAGIFLAFQYPAEVPGVSNANFIRAALQSRLPKGEEIDAVAYYKNLYSKMDLLEMDRKFTARSVNEGFSGGEKKRNEILQMMMLEPKYCILDETDSGLDIDALKIVAKGVNAMRSPERGMLLITHYQRLLDYIAPDHVHVMAAGKIVRSGGPELALELEKNGYDFLKEEALVTA
- a CDS encoding Fur family transcriptional regulator; translated protein: MPAEISGLRMTRQRWEVYRLLMDQRDHPTANDVFMRIKDRLPNISLATVYNCLEALVQHGLIRQVNFERESSRFCPNLEEHGHFHDKRSGVIHDVTFKPGTNLADFLDLPPGTVITDVEITLRGEIPGTPV
- a CDS encoding TonB-dependent receptor, which translates into the protein MKTSSIALFAVATAPLAAQVTLPEMTVLAERRGGSVADMPGWTLAEWDRVELSKEAPRTLDELLADEPSFSLYRRQTSLFGNPTSAGVSLRNTGATAASRTLVLLDGIPQNDPFGGWVYWARHDPATLESVRIVPSARSVVWGNQSPAGVVQLTSHPAFEERHLLRIGGGSQGTISAATSHNLVGEDGKLAFAFSAFGMHSDGFDAVPSWQRGIIDRRLDIDVIGADLKVAWLAAPGLVVEPKFSWYEENRGNGTPLAGNSTEAIDLSLRITSEADAGFSWQALAYYQQRRFESMFTSVNAARSAENPSLDQFHVPGTGTGGAFTLKWEPAGPWSVTAGADLRQIHGATNEDATFIGGRFTRRRQAGGEQGLTGLFVSAGYEMESRTRIDASLRGDAWWLEDGRRLETSLVTGLPLRTDIQPDRDGVEPSFSLALTHPATDDLELGLSAGTSFRLPTLNELHRPFRVRNDIVEANPALDPERFYSLEGTLDWQAAKSLKFNSALFYNWIRDAIANVPITDPAQIAAIFGTIPAGGSGSQRQNVDEAQVFGVEAGLEWEPRQEWTFGLNGIWSETEFTDSSRQPLLEGKPFPQAPDLRLNASAEWHFTEKLTFFTGYEYGSYQYDDALAARRIPSYTSAKIGATWQAREDLLLHARVDNLFDKEIATGLSSDGIRTIAAPRSLWVGAEWSF
- a CDS encoding PQQ-dependent sugar dehydrogenase; the encoded protein is MKRLLLAAALTVPLHAQDQPDYSKMKTDQVFEQLCSGCHGKDLSGGQGGSLIDGEWKHGSSDDELLKSIKEGNAQLGMTPFKTILDDRQIRSLVIFIREKEKQAKEKGMTFPKPEPGKVTKTEHESYKIEMVVEEGLKNPWAIAFLPDGRKLVTEKAGRLRIIEADGKLNPEPVKGTPQIIDHGQGGLMEVAVHPDYEKNGWIYLGFADGTREGRDVKTITAYVRGKLKDGEWVEQQQIWKADSKFYTGAGVHFGTRIVFDKGYIYFPVGERGGNMEAQDVENAKGKIYRLFEDGRVPEDNPKFEGKTPVPGLWTYGHRNPQGLDIDPRDGSIYDTEHGPRGGDELNWIQPGHNYGWPVITYGMNYDGTPITGKTAEEGMDQPLTYWQPSIATCGLSFYRGDKFPKWKNDLFAGALAQQEIRRLRIVDHKVTEQEIVLKNIGRVRDVTDAPDGFIYVILNGPDRIVRLVPAE
- a CDS encoding PQQ-dependent sugar dehydrogenase; amino-acid sequence: MKSLLLLTAPALAGAAPLSISAPPDAALVTPHRIEVLAEGLKVPWELRFLPDGRQIFTERIGRVRIIEDGKLLDEPALILPAAQGNKMGLLGLVLAPDFEKTGHLFLAWDKQLGERRFELRMERYRLEGNKLVEPKTIIEGIAANQNHTGCRLEFGPDGKLYMTTGDADQAEGSQKLDQLHGKILRFNADGSVPDDNPFVGKEGARPEIWSYGHRNPQGLAFQPGTGRLYESEHGPLHGDEVNLIEKGANYGWPVISHRREAEGMRVPLIEVTPAVGPGRLLFYQGKAFPELRGSLLLCCLRGSAVFRISLGGDGLPVHIERLWHEKWGRIRFINEAPDGSLWLGTSMQDPPEGRPNEGDDKLIHITADPKGTVEKVAGNAVEPVLLTPATVDPEKIIAAACASCHGPGLAGGEKRGLLSGEFKHVTNPADLEKTIRDGLPAAGMPPASGLLSDRQIGIVAEFIRQKRAASSN
- a CDS encoding Ig-like domain-containing protein; amino-acid sequence: MAGRLMVAVSLLVTAAADQAPLTASQVATLAYNKGFRGGSLMAAIAVASAESSFDPDAVCNNLQEIDGANQPIFYPNGKPKIATISTYDGTMLPLNQIYNLSSGGRGKVIGHCRGLWQINSMHYGGISNAATFDPAVAVGHAWDITRGGGSWAMWTSVMTGSAWQPARLAMARAAARAIDPTVLPENVAAGTRIRAWTSGGAVRATAGGAFIRSVRQGDTGTILAGPVMASITQKIHTSQHLWYRIQWDHGTTGWCVEEYLTQNPSAVQIASQAYNPFPENGKVRLPIHQVNLQWNIGANTKEIRLRFGTDPALATPDTVKLTGGFQTAWTASGLQNYQNYYWRVDSVSGNGTLVQGPTWTFRTVPVAPQPVTLSNITVTPKPAGVGQMITIRGLASSPGPQPVIIGASVGTRSDPDRDLVFNVPGGNVPTQFTRTFQLPADLGFGSYELVVAAWQDADGNNTIEFGDPRITQATVPAGVVIGDVTLPGIANLSASSATHLPNQAIQLSATATDSGGSGLAGVYFYRAIAESNPVNWMVVAYRPATGNGPVTLTAQDNPPTEGLYWYEMEAVDAGGNRRRLAAPAPVRIQIPDLAPPVATWVNPENGMTIGGGITVTGQATDDRSVASVYYRVNGGAWVQVFQNFYQWSASVNLQPGSNLIEMRAVDIVGKSSQIEPLYLYSTGGGPSVFDERIDFNGNQLGSHWQVDASGPFDNGIANERLQATQGNTAAIRTNKTVPANTIGVELRFAADSGSGVYWQDNASREWRIALKQNQNMLEVGYLGAVQNVAIPGGFSQQSRIRTLWRDGHIEIEFVLQGQQQPIAHDLAFPLLKLSNLTGMMEFRVQADFSNSATMDDIQLRALRPWDRFVIERHSMKSGQNSKLRWPSFAGRSYAIETSPTMGANTWTEAGQVLSQGLVTEQTFTMPAGKRRFVRVRELP
- the dps gene encoding DNA starvation/stationary phase protection protein Dps, which codes for MKLRKTRHPLDKQSREKSVALLNDFLVLAIDLRLQVKQAHWNVRGPNFISLHELFDRLAGELEETIDELAERVTALGGRALGTANRIASKTDLDDLPKKATGGAELVALIADRYASVAECAGLAIERAQKVDDEVTADLFIKTAHGLDRALWFLEATLEVAPEPCGCEESCSVPSPESDGVAADMKSGA